From the genome of bacterium:
CCCTTGAAGACGGCACCGTAAATATAGTAAGAGCCGTAGGCGCGGTGACCTTCCCGGCGCGGTTCATGCTGGTGGGGGCGATGAACCCCTGCCCCTGCGGGTATCTCGGGGACGAAAAGCGCCACTGCTCCTGCCCGCCCTCGGCGGTGGAGCGGTACGCTTCGAGAATAAGCGGTCCCCTGCTCGACCGGTTCGACATCCGCGTGGAGGTCGGCGCGGTGAAATACCGCGAGATAGCCCACGAGGACGGTGCGGAGGAACCCTCCTCCGTGATACGGGAGAGGGTCGAGAGGGCCAGAGCGGTGCAGGCGAAGAGACTGGCCCCCCACGGCATCTACAGGAACGCCGAGATGGGCGCGACCCTGGTCCGCAGGATGGCCAAACCCGAGACAAGCGCCGGGGCGCTTCTCGAACACGCGATGGACCGTATGGGGATGTCGGCGAGGGCCTATTCGAGGACACTGAAGGTGGCCAGAACGATAGCCGACCTCGACGGAAGAGTTGAAATCAAAAGAACGGACGTGCTTGAGGCGCTCTCCCTGAGAGGCGCTTCTGGCGCAAGAAACTGAAACGGTAACATGGTATGCTGACAACCATAATTTCTGAACGCAACACCTGTCTTGCGCTTGAGGGATAAAATGGCCAAACGCAGGATTCTGCCCGGAATCGACGTAGTTTACGACGCAGAAGAGCTCTCTTTCCGCTGTGACGGAGAGCAGATCGAAGACATGGAATTCACCTGGGAGGACCTCAAGGACCCGGCGCTTCTGGCTGAAGTCGCCGAGGAACTTGCCGAGTATCTCGACGAGGATGCCCAGGACATCGACAACCCTGTGAGCCTCATAAAGTCTCGCTTAAAGCAGATAAGACGCTCGCAGACCGCCGACGAGACCACCGGAGAGGACGAAGAGCCTGTCCGCGACGTTGACGAGGAGGATGTCGAGTCCCACATAGCCGACGACGAGGACGAGGATGAGGACGAAGATGACAACGACGAGGACTACTAACCTCCCATGAATGACCGCGACAGGCTTCTGTCACACTTTGTCGAGCGCCGGGCCAGCCCCGACAGGCGCAGGGAAACCGAGTACCAGTACGCCATAGACGAACTCCGCAGGGGCGATACCTGGCGGATGTTCCGGATAATGGGCGAATTCGTCGATGGTTTCGAGAAACTCGCGGGCATGGAAGGCGCTGTGACCGTCTTCGGCAGCGCCCGCACGACAAAGAGATCCAAGTGGTACAAGAAGGCCCACGAGATGGGGGTCAAGCTGGCTCACGCGGGAGTCCCGGTTCTCACCGGCGGCGGACCCGGCACAATGGAGGCTGTCAACAGGGGAGCCTTCGAGGAAGGCGGTCTCTCGGTAGGGCTGAACATAGAGCTTCCGCACGAACAGCACCCGAACCCCTACCTGACGCGGACCATCACCTTCCGCTACTTCTTCATCCGGAAGGTAATGCTGGTGAAGTACTCCTGCGCCTTCGTCTGCTTTCCCGGCGGCTTCGGAACCCTTGACGAGTTCTTTGAATCGCTTACATTGATACAGACGCAGAAGATAGCGAAATTCCCAGTGATAGCGATCGGCAGCCACTACTGGAAGGGCCTTCTCTCGTGGATGGACAAGGGGCTGGTCAAGAAGGGGCTGATTGACGCCGAAGACCTTTCGGCCATAACGATAACCGACGATATCGACGAGGCGGTGGAGCTTATAAGACGGGTCTCCATTGCAACCGATTGATCTGGAGCGATAGAAGATGTTGATTGGCAAGGGATTCAAGGAAGAGGAACTTTCCGGCCACAACGTGCGGGAGATACGCAATCTCGCCCGCCAGGTGCGCACGGACATCCTCAAAATGGCCCAGCTCGCGGGCGGCTGGCCCGTCGGCGGCTCGCTGTCGGTGGTGGAGGCGCTCCTTACCATAATCACCGGCGCGGACATCGACCCCGCCGATGCCGACAACCCGAAGCGCGACCGTATCGTCGTCTCCCAGGAGCAGGCGGTTCCCGCCTATTACGCCGCGCTCGGCAGGATGGATTTTTTCGATCTGGACGACGCCATCGGGCTTTTCCGCAAGGCCGGCTCCATCTTCGAGGGAAGGCTTGAGCGCTCGGTTCCCGGCGTCGAATGGGGCGCTGCCCCTCCCGGGCAGGCTATCTCCGTAGCCTGCGGCCTCGCCCTCTCGGCGAGGTGGCAGGGCCACAAGCCCAACATCTTCGTCCTCATGAGCGACGAGGAGCAGCAAAGGGGCGAGATAGGCGAGGCGAGGCGGTTCGCCAAGAAGTACAGGCTCAACAACATCACCGCGGTGATCGACGCCAACAACGTGCAGGTCGCGGGCAAGACCTCCGAGGTAATGCCCCAGAACGTCAAGTATGAATACATCGCCGACGGCTGGGACGTAATCGAGATAAACGGCCACGACCCGGCGGAGCTTTATCAGGCCGTGCGGCGCGCCAGCCAGATACAATCCACCCCCGTCCTCGTGATAGCCAACACCACGATGGGCGCGGGCGTCTCCTTCATGGAAAACCAGCCCGAGTTCTATTCCAGGGGTCTTACCGAGGACGAATTCAACGAGGCCATACGCGAGTTAGGTGAATCCCCCGACCTCACCGAGGCCCGCGACTACAGGACGGCCTTCGGGGATTTCGATTTCGACATCTCCGCCCCGGAGCCGGAAGCCTGTACGATAGAGACCGGTTTCCCAAGGACCTACGCCGCCGGTTCCGTCCTTTCAAACATCGACGCCCTCGGGGCGGCCCTTGTTGACGTGGGAGAGGAAAGCTCGAAGGGAGGGCGCAGCGCCCTGGCCGTCTTCGACTGCGCCCACGGGACGCAGACCGGCCTTGTCCCCTTCGCCCAGAAATTTCACGACAGGTTCCTTCAGTGCGGCCTTTCCAACAGGGCCGCGGCCACCGTTGCCGCCGCGATGAGCATCGACGGGGTCTGCGCCCTGCTGACCGATTTCGGCATACACTCGATAGGGGAGGTCTACGGCCAGCTTCGGAACGCCGACCACAACCGGACCAGCCTCAAAATCGTGGCGACCCACCTGGGCCTCGACGCGGGCTCCGACGGCAAGGGTCTGCACTGCATCGACTACATAGGAATAATCTCCAATCTTTTCGGCTACAACCTCATCCTGCCCGCCGACCCGAACGAAACCGACCGCGCCTTGCGCTTCATGCTGGCGCAGCCGGGGAACTGGGTCCTGGGGATAAATTCCTCGACGGCAAAGATCATAACCGACACCGAGGGGAACCCGGTCTTCGCCGGAGCCTACGAGTTCAAGAACGGCGGAGTGGTGCAGGTGCGGCCGGGAGAGGGCGGGGTAATCCTCTCCACAGGCCACATGCTCCCCAGAGCTCTCAAGGTCTGGGAAACCCTCGACGGTGACGGAATGGCTCCCGAGTTGCTCCACATCCCCTGTCCGCTCTCCATAGACAGGGACTGCTGCGACGAGGAGCCGCTGCTTCGGGCGCTCCGGAAGGGCAGGGTGATAACCTACGAGGATCACAACGCCAACACCGGCCTTGGCGCGCGCGTGGCCAACGTAGTGGCGAGGCGCGGAATCTCCTGCAGGCTTCTGACGATGGGCGTAACCAGATATTCCCTCAGCGGAGACTCGCGTGAACTCTACCGGCTCGGCGGCCTCGACCCCGAAAGGGTCGCGGCGGCCTCGAAGAAGTTCCTGAAGCGTTGAGGAACCCCCCATGATCCCCGACAGGGCTCGCTGCCTCGAACTCATGGCCGAGGAGGGGATGCCGCCCCACATACGGGCGCACAGCGAGCAGGTGGCCAAAGTCGCCCTCGCAATAGGAAAGGCGCTCCAAAGCGCCGGTGAAACCGTCGATCTGGCGCTCATCGAAGCCGGTGCGCTCCTCCACGACATCCGCAAAATCCACTCCATAAACGACGGCGGCAATCACGCCCGTCAGGGCGCCGATTTCGTGACCTCAATCGGCTTTACCGAGCTTGCCCCCCTTGTCCTTCGCCACGTCAACCTCGGCGAGTGGGACCCCAAGGGCAGGGTGGACGAGGCTGAGATTATCAACTACGCGGACAAGAGAGTCCGCCACGAGGAGATAGTCAGCCTCGAAGAGCGGTTTGTCGATCTTCTGGAGCGCTACGGTGTCTGCGAGGGCTCCAGGACGCGGATACTCAGGCTTCGGGAGGAGATGGAGATGCTCGAAGCCAAGATTTTCGCGAACCTGCCTTTTAACCCCGAAGCGATCGCGGACCGGTAGGACAAGAGAAAACAGGCAACAAAAAAGGCTTTCCGCCGAAACGGAAAGCCTTTTGAATTTTAAGGGGGGAAGATTTACTTCAGCGCGGCCTCCACCTCTTTTTCGAGGGCTTCCTCGGTGGTATTTCCGACGTGGGCGAAAGAGACCTTGCCGTTCTTGCCTATAATGATAAGCGAGGGGGTGCCGCCCACGCCGTAGGCGTCGGCGGTGAGGTACGCGGCTCCTTCCACCTTCTCCCAGAGTACCTCGAAGCCGAAACCCTTCATGTTCATCAGGGCGTCCACGTTTTTCTTGCGCTTGGGGCCGTCGAGGTTGATGGTGTAAACGTCGAGGCCCTGCTCCTTGTACTTCTTGCCTATCTTGTCCACCAGGGGGAGCTCTTCCTGGCAAGGCCCGCAGAAGATCGACCAGAAGACCAGCATAACGGCTTTTTTGCCGAGCAGGTCCTGAAGGGATACGGAATTTCCTTTCAGGCTGTCGAGGGTGAAGAGGACGGGATCCGAATCCTTCTTGATGAGGTTTGCGGCTCCCTCTTCGGCGGTGACGGCAAGCGCCGAGGTTGCGGCGAAAATTAAAACCGCCGTCAGAGCGGCAAGCAGTCGAAGTGACCTTGAAAATTTCATCAAACCTTAACTCCTGAAAAAATTAAAGCACCCAAAAAAACGGCACGGCGCAAGGCTTCCAAAAGCCCCGCCGTCACCGGTCAGTCTACTTCCCGATGGCTTTTTTGATTACGTCTTCGATTGTCTTTTCGTCGCCGGGCTTGTAGCCGACGTGGTAGAAGAGGATCTTCTTGTCCTTGCCGATGATGATGGTGGTGGGAAGGACGCTTACGCTGTAGAGGCCGGCGACTTTCCGCTTTTTGTCCAGAATGATCTGGTACGGCAGGTCCGGGAACTGCTTCTTGACGAAATCCTGCACGCGCTTGGCGCCGAAACTGTCGAGGTCCACGCCGATCGTCACCAGGTCGTCCGGGAACTTTTTTTGGATTGCGGCAAGGTGAGGCATCTCCTGCACGCAGGAGACGCAGTAGAT
Proteins encoded in this window:
- a CDS encoding TlpA family protein disulfide reductase; translation: MKFSRSLRLLAALTAVLIFAATSALAVTAEEGAANLIKKDSDPVLFTLDSLKGNSVSLQDLLGKKAVMLVFWSIFCGPCQEELPLVDKIGKKYKEQGLDVYTINLDGPKRKKNVDALMNMKGFGFEVLWEKVEGAAYLTADAYGVGGTPSLIIIGKNGKVSFAHVGNTTEEALEKEVEAALK
- a CDS encoding TIGR00730 family Rossman fold protein, coding for MNDRDRLLSHFVERRASPDRRRETEYQYAIDELRRGDTWRMFRIMGEFVDGFEKLAGMEGAVTVFGSARTTKRSKWYKKAHEMGVKLAHAGVPVLTGGGPGTMEAVNRGAFEEGGLSVGLNIELPHEQHPNPYLTRTITFRYFFIRKVMLVKYSCAFVCFPGGFGTLDEFFESLTLIQTQKIAKFPVIAIGSHYWKGLLSWMDKGLVKKGLIDAEDLSAITITDDIDEAVELIRRVSIATD
- a CDS encoding transketolase, whose protein sequence is MLIGKGFKEEELSGHNVREIRNLARQVRTDILKMAQLAGGWPVGGSLSVVEALLTIITGADIDPADADNPKRDRIVVSQEQAVPAYYAALGRMDFFDLDDAIGLFRKAGSIFEGRLERSVPGVEWGAAPPGQAISVACGLALSARWQGHKPNIFVLMSDEEQQRGEIGEARRFAKKYRLNNITAVIDANNVQVAGKTSEVMPQNVKYEYIADGWDVIEINGHDPAELYQAVRRASQIQSTPVLVIANTTMGAGVSFMENQPEFYSRGLTEDEFNEAIRELGESPDLTEARDYRTAFGDFDFDISAPEPEACTIETGFPRTYAAGSVLSNIDALGAALVDVGEESSKGGRSALAVFDCAHGTQTGLVPFAQKFHDRFLQCGLSNRAAATVAAAMSIDGVCALLTDFGIHSIGEVYGQLRNADHNRTSLKIVATHLGLDAGSDGKGLHCIDYIGIISNLFGYNLILPADPNETDRALRFMLAQPGNWVLGINSSTAKIITDTEGNPVFAGAYEFKNGGVVQVRPGEGGVILSTGHMLPRALKVWETLDGDGMAPELLHIPCPLSIDRDCCDEEPLLRALRKGRVITYEDHNANTGLGARVANVVARRGISCRLLTMGVTRYSLSGDSRELYRLGGLDPERVAAASKKFLKR
- a CDS encoding TlpA family protein disulfide reductase; the protein is MSIFYGFRPRHSVYYGDDTFYFWRRSVRRVIVMPLVLAFFLLVNISVCVAAESEKVGTLAPTFTEQLLYEGELNLSDYLGKKVIMLDYWSIYCVSCVQEMPHLAAIQKKFPDDLVTIGVDLDSFGAKRVQDFVKKQFPDLPYQIILDKKRKVAGLYSVSVLPTTIIIGKDKKILFYHVGYKPGDEKTIEDVIKKAIGK
- a CDS encoding HDIG domain-containing protein, with the protein product MIPDRARCLELMAEEGMPPHIRAHSEQVAKVALAIGKALQSAGETVDLALIEAGALLHDIRKIHSINDGGNHARQGADFVTSIGFTELAPLVLRHVNLGEWDPKGRVDEAEIINYADKRVRHEEIVSLEERFVDLLERYGVCEGSRTRILRLREEMEMLEAKIFANLPFNPEAIADR